The following coding sequences are from one Devosia neptuniae window:
- a CDS encoding tagatose-bisphosphate aldolase yields the protein MARMTTAERRGYHQICGQDGAMMVIACDQRGGMRTLLATDPEAQARISNEMLGNTKADITRYLASQASCVLVDPICAVPQVVDEGVLSRDTALLIGLDASGWDVSPEGYRISKMVDGITARRVRELGGTGGKIMIYLRSDTPAANSQNMATLERVIADFASEDLLLVVEFLTYALEGESKEAYAAKIPELIQGGTRLCLDVGSKVLKLPYPGSPESCAEVTRLCGEVPWAILSAGVDHATFLQQVEIAMHNGASGVIAGRSLWKDCISLDRAETKQRLETIAVPRLREIQAVIARYSAHKTRVA from the coding sequence ATGGCACGCATGACCACCGCCGAAAGACGCGGCTACCACCAGATTTGTGGACAAGATGGCGCGATGATGGTGATCGCCTGCGACCAGCGCGGGGGCATGCGCACGCTGCTGGCGACGGACCCGGAGGCCCAGGCCAGGATCAGCAATGAAATGCTGGGCAATACCAAGGCCGATATCACTCGCTATCTCGCCAGCCAGGCGTCTTGCGTGTTGGTGGATCCGATCTGCGCTGTGCCGCAGGTGGTGGATGAAGGCGTGTTGTCGCGCGATACGGCGTTGCTGATCGGGCTGGATGCATCGGGGTGGGATGTCTCGCCCGAAGGCTACCGGATTTCCAAAATGGTCGATGGCATCACGGCTCGCCGGGTGCGCGAGTTGGGCGGCACGGGCGGCAAGATCATGATCTATCTGCGCTCGGACACGCCTGCCGCCAATAGTCAGAACATGGCGACACTGGAACGGGTTATTGCCGATTTCGCCAGCGAGGACCTGTTGCTGGTGGTGGAATTTCTGACCTATGCGCTCGAAGGGGAAAGCAAGGAGGCCTATGCGGCCAAGATTCCCGAGCTGATCCAGGGCGGCACGCGGCTTTGCCTTGATGTGGGTTCCAAGGTGCTCAAGCTCCCCTACCCCGGCTCGCCCGAATCTTGTGCCGAGGTCACCCGTCTGTGCGGGGAAGTCCCGTGGGCGATCCTGTCGGCCGGGGTGGATCACGCAACCTTCTTGCAACAGGTCGAGATCGCCATGCACAATGGCGCCTCGGGGGTGATTGCGGGGCGGTCCTTGTGGAAGGATTGTATCTCGCTGGACAGGGCCGAGACCAAGCAGCGGCTGGAGACCATTGCCGTGCCGCGCCTGCGCGAAATTCAGGCGGTGATTGCCCGCTATAGCGCCCATAAGACGCGGGTCGCCTGA
- a CDS encoding ABC transporter substrate-binding protein gives MERRSILKAVAAAALVTTIGLAAGPSFAQEKKFTIALIPGLTTDGFYITMRKGAQAAADALGVELVFQGAPDFNPVTQVPVLDAIIARAPDAILIAPTDTTQLIEPLRKANEAGIPVITVDTFIGTGSYQTGAGDADFPLAYIASDNVLGGRIAARALANAIGGEGKVFVSNVNPGISTTDQREEGFKLEMTENFPKVEVLETQFNKNDANNAASQLQAVFARNADLKGVFGANLFSALGSANGVQQAGQSGTIKVVAFDAPVSIVDNINSGLVDVAIAQHPAEIGYYGVVSAFAHLTGQSIPVSIGTGFTIMDKANIADPEISKYLYNE, from the coding sequence ATGGAGCGCCGTTCTATTCTCAAGGCCGTAGCCGCTGCCGCGCTGGTCACCACGATCGGTCTCGCTGCCGGTCCGTCTTTTGCGCAGGAGAAGAAATTCACCATCGCGCTGATCCCGGGCCTGACCACTGACGGCTTCTATATCACCATGCGTAAAGGGGCCCAGGCGGCCGCCGATGCTCTTGGCGTAGAGCTGGTGTTTCAGGGCGCGCCCGATTTCAACCCCGTCACCCAGGTGCCGGTGCTCGATGCCATCATCGCCCGCGCACCCGATGCCATCCTGATCGCCCCCACCGACACGACCCAGCTGATCGAGCCGCTGCGCAAGGCCAATGAAGCCGGCATTCCGGTCATCACGGTCGATACGTTTATCGGCACGGGCTCCTACCAGACTGGGGCAGGCGACGCGGATTTCCCGCTCGCCTATATCGCGTCTGACAACGTGCTCGGCGGCCGCATCGCCGCCCGTGCCCTCGCCAATGCCATTGGTGGGGAAGGCAAGGTCTTCGTTTCCAACGTCAATCCTGGCATTTCCACCACCGATCAGCGCGAGGAAGGCTTCAAGCTGGAAATGACCGAGAACTTCCCCAAAGTGGAAGTGCTCGAAACCCAGTTCAACAAGAACGATGCCAATAACGCGGCCAGCCAATTGCAGGCCGTTTTCGCCCGTAATGCCGATCTCAAGGGCGTGTTCGGGGCCAATCTGTTCTCCGCCCTCGGCTCTGCCAATGGCGTCCAGCAGGCCGGCCAGAGTGGCACCATCAAGGTGGTGGCGTTTGATGCTCCCGTCAGCATTGTCGACAATATCAATTCCGGCCTCGTCGACGTGGCCATCGCCCAGCACCCTGCCGAAATCGGATATTACGGCGTGGTCTCGGCCTTTGCCCACCTGACCGGCCAGTCGATCCCGGTTTCGATCGGCACCGGCTTTACCATCATGGACAAGGCCAATATCGCCGATCCTGAAATCTCCAAGTACCTTTACAACGAGTAA
- a CDS encoding ABC transporter permease subunit: protein MTASVPQAQPASTHIAPQADHAERALNWMQRIANLRAWLFLAALIIGFEIWARLSFGGTFILNPFNIQSIAIFAVAPLLLATGQTFVIISGGIDLSLGFIMGLAAVVAAHVINWATPGMGFPLAVLFGALVAVLVAGLPGVVNGLLVSRLRVPPFIGTLGMFGVARGVAFLLAGGTTVPVRNEFFAAIGNGKFLNVPYIVIITAIFVVAMHYVLSQTRFGQHNYAIGANAQAARRAGIDIKWHLLRLYILSAMCAGLAGVVYSARFSAGAAQAGEPLLLDCVAAVVIGGASLFGGSGTIFGTVAGALVIAVIQYGLVFVNVEPFWQFISVGVVIIISVLIDQAQRRFTGGRIDE, encoded by the coding sequence ATGACCGCTTCAGTTCCGCAGGCTCAGCCTGCTTCCACTCATATAGCCCCGCAAGCCGATCACGCTGAACGCGCGCTCAATTGGATGCAGCGCATCGCCAATCTGCGCGCCTGGCTCTTCCTCGCCGCGCTGATCATCGGCTTTGAAATCTGGGCCCGCCTCAGCTTCGGCGGCACCTTCATTCTCAATCCGTTCAACATCCAGTCCATCGCCATTTTCGCGGTCGCCCCGCTGCTGCTCGCCACCGGGCAGACTTTCGTCATCATCTCGGGCGGCATCGATCTATCGCTGGGCTTCATCATGGGCCTAGCCGCGGTCGTCGCCGCCCATGTCATCAACTGGGCCACGCCCGGCATGGGCTTCCCGCTTGCCGTATTGTTTGGCGCGCTGGTCGCCGTCCTCGTCGCGGGCCTGCCCGGCGTGGTCAATGGCCTGCTCGTGTCCCGCCTCCGCGTACCGCCCTTTATCGGTACCTTGGGCATGTTCGGTGTGGCACGCGGCGTCGCGTTCCTGCTGGCTGGCGGCACCACTGTTCCCGTGCGCAACGAATTCTTCGCCGCCATCGGCAACGGCAAGTTCCTCAATGTGCCCTATATCGTCATCATCACGGCAATCTTCGTGGTCGCCATGCATTACGTGCTGAGCCAGACCCGTTTCGGCCAGCACAATTACGCCATCGGCGCCAATGCCCAGGCCGCCCGCCGCGCCGGCATCGACATCAAATGGCATTTGCTGCGGCTCTACATTCTGTCCGCCATGTGCGCGGGCCTGGCCGGCGTCGTCTATTCCGCCCGCTTCAGTGCCGGCGCCGCTCAGGCCGGCGAGCCCCTGCTGCTCGATTGCGTGGCCGCCGTGGTCATTGGCGGCGCGAGCCTCTTCGGTGGCTCGGGCACCATCTTTGGCACCGTGGCCGGCGCGCTGGTCATCGCGGTCATTCAATACGGTCTGGTTTTCGTCAATGTCGAGCCGTTCTGGCAGTTCATCAGTGTCGGCGTCGTCATCATCATCTCGGTCCTGATCGACCAGGCGCAACGCCGCTTCACCGGAGGGCGCATCGATGAATAA
- a CDS encoding ATP-binding cassette domain-containing protein, translating into MNNAAEPLLDVRNLSKNFAAVQALKDFSMVVRPGEVVALAGDNGAGKTTLIKAISGVYKPSSGEIRLRGEPVSFATPQEARDKGIETIYQDLALADNLSIGANIFLGREPMRKAFGFLPVLDRKKMANAAKSTMALLDFHVNRMEAPVSNFSGGQRQAVAIGRAVYWDAQILIMDEPTAALGVPEQRKVISLIHQLKAQGRGVIFISHNLQDIFAVSDRIVVLRRGVQAGERKISETTHDEVVKLMVGG; encoded by the coding sequence ATGAATAACGCAGCCGAACCCCTGCTTGACGTTCGCAATCTCTCGAAAAACTTCGCCGCTGTGCAGGCCCTCAAGGACTTCTCCATGGTGGTCCGCCCCGGCGAAGTCGTGGCCCTGGCCGGCGACAATGGCGCGGGCAAAACCACGCTGATCAAGGCCATATCCGGCGTCTATAAACCATCCTCGGGCGAAATCCGCCTGCGCGGCGAACCCGTCAGCTTCGCCACCCCGCAAGAGGCGCGCGACAAGGGCATAGAGACCATCTACCAGGACCTGGCCCTGGCCGATAACCTCTCCATCGGCGCCAATATCTTTCTCGGCCGCGAACCCATGCGCAAAGCCTTCGGCTTCCTGCCCGTGCTTGATCGCAAGAAAATGGCCAACGCTGCCAAATCCACCATGGCCCTGCTCGATTTCCATGTGAACCGCATGGAAGCCCCGGTCAGCAACTTCTCCGGTGGCCAACGCCAAGCCGTCGCCATCGGCCGCGCCGTCTATTGGGACGCCCAAATCCTCATCATGGACGAACCCACCGCCGCCCTCGGTGTCCCCGAACAGCGCAAGGTCATCTCGCTCATCCACCAGCTCAAAGCCCAGGGCAGGGGGGTAATCTTCATCTCGCACAATCTGCAGGACATTTTTGCGGTGTCGGACCGCATCGTCGTGCTGCGGCGCGGGGTGCAGGCGGGCGAGCGCAAAATCTCGGAAACAACCCACGACGAGGTGGTCAAGCTGATGGTGGGGGGCTAA
- a CDS encoding LacI family DNA-binding transcriptional regulator: MEEFAKAVGLSRPTVSKYFQDPGSVRVKVREKIDAGLAETGFRPNLFAVNLNRRRSKIIGLVFPSSLDPFYMGLRRRIEAEATAAGYLPFVFSSDGRGELEAEAIETLTSLNVAGVIMAPVGGHGAHHDKVRALARNIPIVFIDAPFDAEEAFVGTNNAQSIALITDYLTRSGDRPAYFDMPVVNSNTQERRASYIATMQRRGLEPLLIPVERSETWEFERYAFEQTNKVLAAGGFPSKTVLCGNDRVAFGVLAAVNQAGLKVGIGPDCDLRVAGHDDQPLSEYIWPPLTTVSQNTTEMGRLAIMLLLSKLDSSRVFDDPRMQGQHILLNAELVLRASA; this comes from the coding sequence ATGGAAGAGTTTGCCAAGGCGGTTGGGTTGTCGCGGCCGACGGTTTCAAAATATTTTCAGGATCCCGGCTCGGTGCGCGTCAAGGTGCGCGAGAAGATCGATGCGGGGCTGGCCGAGACCGGGTTCCGGCCCAATCTGTTTGCGGTCAATCTCAACCGGCGGCGATCCAAGATTATCGGGCTGGTATTTCCCAGCTCGCTCGACCCGTTTTACATGGGGTTGCGGCGACGCATCGAGGCGGAGGCGACGGCCGCTGGGTATTTGCCATTCGTGTTCAGCTCAGACGGCCGCGGAGAACTGGAGGCCGAGGCGATCGAGACGCTGACGTCGCTGAATGTGGCCGGAGTGATCATGGCGCCCGTGGGCGGGCACGGCGCACACCACGACAAGGTGCGGGCGCTGGCGCGCAATATTCCCATCGTGTTTATCGACGCGCCATTTGACGCCGAGGAAGCGTTTGTCGGCACCAATAATGCGCAGAGCATTGCGCTGATTACCGACTATTTGACGCGCTCGGGCGACCGGCCGGCCTATTTCGATATGCCCGTGGTGAACAGCAATACGCAGGAACGACGCGCCAGCTATATCGCCACGATGCAGCGGCGGGGGCTGGAGCCGCTGCTGATCCCGGTGGAGCGCTCGGAGACCTGGGAATTTGAGCGCTACGCGTTCGAGCAGACCAACAAGGTGCTGGCAGCGGGCGGGTTTCCCAGCAAGACGGTGCTGTGCGGCAATGACCGGGTGGCGTTTGGAGTGTTGGCGGCGGTGAACCAGGCTGGACTCAAGGTCGGGATCGGCCCGGATTGTGATTTGCGGGTGGCGGGGCATGACGATCAGCCGCTGAGCGAATATATCTGGCCGCCGCTGACCACCGTGTCGCAGAACACCACGGAGATGGGGCGGCTGGCGATTATGCTGCTGCTGTCAAAGCTCGATAGTTCGCGGGTGTTTGATGATCCGCGCATGCAGGGGCAGCATATTTTGCTGAATGCGGAATTGGTGTTGCGGGCTTCGGCTTAG
- a CDS encoding ROK family transcriptional regulator codes for MANQSLVRHINERRLLGILRVSGPVSRAELARRLSLTRASITGMIDDLLARGMVSERAREDSPERRDVGRPGIDIALEPKGAYFFGVEIGVGVLRFALLDLAAGVAETDEMPFDRGLAPEQVVGLVADKLASLVLYRDSIRAMGMTVPGLVRRDGHVINLPILGWKDVELGALIAARIDLPCHVENNANAAAFGHIYSDPRPHHGVVVYLKIGTGCGGAVIIDDKLLRGGNGLGTEFGHLRIAADGPLCSCGQRGCMETFVNLKALQRYATNRDVDEAATDPQLPAQVAAGLAKGDPDAERAVTTLAGHLTEGLVDITNIFDPDEVVLGGAMLPVLDAVVERVAGPLRRRMVPGMSLPLLTVSRIGAFECAIGAAALAHHEEFDLSNLDLRT; via the coding sequence ATGGCCAATCAGTCGCTGGTGCGGCACATCAATGAGCGGCGGCTGCTGGGGATTTTGCGGGTCAGCGGGCCGGTGTCGCGGGCGGAGCTGGCGCGGCGGCTATCCCTCACGCGGGCCTCTATTACCGGGATGATCGATGACCTTTTGGCGCGCGGCATGGTCAGCGAGAGAGCGCGCGAGGACAGTCCCGAGCGGCGCGATGTAGGACGGCCGGGGATCGATATCGCGCTGGAGCCCAAGGGGGCGTATTTTTTTGGCGTGGAGATCGGGGTGGGCGTGCTGCGCTTTGCCCTGCTCGATCTGGCGGCGGGCGTGGCCGAGACGGACGAAATGCCGTTTGACCGGGGGCTGGCGCCGGAACAGGTGGTGGGGCTGGTGGCGGACAAGCTGGCGAGCCTGGTGCTCTATCGCGACAGCATCCGGGCGATGGGGATGACCGTGCCGGGGCTGGTGCGGCGGGATGGTCATGTGATCAACCTGCCGATTCTGGGGTGGAAGGATGTCGAGCTCGGGGCGCTGATTGCGGCGCGGATCGATTTGCCTTGCCATGTCGAGAACAATGCCAATGCGGCCGCGTTCGGGCATATTTATTCGGACCCGCGGCCGCATCATGGGGTGGTGGTTTATCTCAAGATCGGGACCGGTTGCGGCGGCGCGGTGATCATTGATGACAAGCTGCTGCGTGGGGGCAATGGGCTGGGGACGGAGTTCGGGCATTTGCGGATTGCGGCGGATGGGCCGCTGTGTAGCTGCGGGCAGCGCGGGTGCATGGAGACTTTTGTGAACCTGAAGGCGCTGCAGCGCTATGCGACCAATAGGGATGTCGATGAGGCGGCGACCGATCCGCAATTGCCGGCGCAGGTGGCGGCGGGACTGGCCAAGGGTGACCCGGATGCCGAGCGGGCGGTGACCACGCTGGCGGGGCATTTGACCGAGGGGCTGGTGGATATCACCAATATTTTTGACCCCGATGAGGTGGTGCTGGGCGGGGCTATGCTGCCGGTGCTGGATGCGGTGGTGGAGCGGGTGGCGGGGCCACTGAGGCGACGCATGGTGCCGGGGATGAGCCTGCCGCTGCTGACGGTGTCGCGGATTGGGGCGTTTGAATGTGCGATCGGGGCGGCCGCCTTGGCGCATCATGAGGAGTTTGATCTTTCCAACCTCGATCTGCGGACCTAA
- a CDS encoding Gfo/Idh/MocA family protein yields MPKKQERLLRVGVLGCGAIAQAAHFESCTKAANADLYAICDVADDLRNRMAATHAPQKSFADYDTMLADPDLEAVIIATSDAFHVPAALRALEAGKHVLCEKPLATSIEEAESLRAAVATSGKRLQVGHMKRFDAGLQAAKSFIDNGMGQLVALKAWYCDSTHRYPMTDAVQPLIIASAAARKPAENPKADLDRYYMLAHGSHLVDTARYFAGEITAVQARLSNRAGMRCWFIDVEFANGTLGHLDLTVAVRMDWHEGFQIYGENGSILGKTYNPWYYKTSEVDIFDEAKGASSRVLGADGHFYRRQLEAFADTILTGAPQTGADIEDGIASVRAMVAITHSVKSGQPARLADVAGAL; encoded by the coding sequence ATGCCCAAAAAGCAGGAGCGGCTGCTGCGTGTCGGCGTGCTGGGCTGCGGCGCCATCGCCCAGGCCGCCCATTTCGAAAGCTGCACCAAGGCGGCAAACGCCGATCTCTACGCCATCTGCGACGTGGCCGATGATTTGCGCAACCGCATGGCCGCCACCCACGCCCCGCAAAAAAGCTTTGCCGATTACGATACCATGCTGGCCGATCCGGACCTAGAAGCCGTGATCATCGCTACCTCCGACGCTTTCCACGTCCCCGCCGCCCTGCGCGCCCTCGAAGCCGGCAAGCATGTGCTCTGCGAAAAGCCCCTCGCCACCTCCATCGAGGAAGCCGAAAGCCTGCGCGCCGCCGTGGCCACCTCAGGCAAACGCCTCCAGGTCGGCCACATGAAGCGCTTCGACGCGGGCCTGCAGGCCGCTAAATCCTTCATCGACAATGGCATGGGCCAGCTCGTTGCCCTCAAGGCCTGGTATTGCGACAGCACCCACCGCTACCCCATGACCGACGCCGTCCAGCCCCTGATCATCGCCAGCGCCGCCGCCCGCAAACCCGCCGAAAACCCCAAAGCCGATCTCGACCGCTATTACATGCTCGCCCATGGCAGCCATCTGGTCGATACCGCCCGCTATTTCGCCGGCGAGATCACCGCCGTCCAGGCGCGCCTCTCCAACCGCGCCGGCATGCGCTGCTGGTTCATCGATGTCGAATTCGCCAATGGCACGCTGGGCCATCTCGATCTCACCGTCGCCGTCCGCATGGACTGGCACGAGGGCTTCCAGATCTATGGCGAAAACGGCTCCATTCTCGGCAAGACCTATAATCCCTGGTATTACAAAACCAGCGAGGTTGACATTTTCGACGAAGCCAAAGGCGCCAGCTCCCGCGTCCTCGGCGCCGATGGCCATTTCTATCGCCGCCAGCTCGAAGCCTTTGCTGATACCATCCTGACCGGCGCCCCCCAGACCGGCGCCGATATCGAAGACGGCATCGCCTCGGTCCGCGCCATGGTCGCCATCACCCACTCGGTCAAGTCCGGCCAGCCCGCCCGCCTCGCCGACGTCGCGGGAGCCCTCTGA
- a CDS encoding sugar phosphate isomerase/epimerase family protein, producing MRLGIFAKTFPGADPMTVLAQAKAAGFASVQYNMACSGLPSMPDAITPAQAQAVHHASEQTGLAIAAVSGTYNMIHPDPAIRAAGLARLEILAAASADMGTSLLTLCTGTRDPHDQWRRHPDNDTPEAWRDLLTEMEKAAAIAERYGIRLGIEPELANVVDSAVRARQLLDAIASPSLAIVLDPANLFEHATLPEQRDIIAHAVDLLADHIVMGHAKDRTVDGAFTTAGTGVLDYRHYIARLRAIGFTGDLITHGLEAREAPAVATFLRQALS from the coding sequence ATGCGCCTGGGCATCTTCGCCAAAACCTTTCCCGGCGCCGATCCCATGACGGTCCTCGCCCAAGCCAAAGCCGCCGGCTTCGCCTCCGTGCAATACAACATGGCCTGCTCAGGCCTTCCCTCCATGCCTGACGCCATCACCCCAGCCCAGGCCCAGGCCGTCCACCACGCCTCCGAGCAAACCGGCCTCGCCATAGCCGCCGTTTCCGGCACATACAATATGATCCACCCCGATCCCGCCATCCGCGCCGCGGGCCTAGCCCGCCTCGAAATCCTCGCCGCCGCCAGCGCCGATATGGGCACAAGCCTGCTCACCCTCTGCACCGGCACCCGCGACCCCCACGACCAATGGCGCCGCCACCCTGACAACGACACACCCGAAGCCTGGCGCGACCTCCTCACCGAAATGGAAAAGGCCGCCGCCATTGCGGAGCGCTACGGTATCCGCCTCGGCATCGAACCCGAACTCGCCAATGTCGTGGACTCAGCCGTCCGCGCCCGCCAATTGCTCGACGCCATCGCCAGCCCATCCCTCGCCATCGTGCTCGACCCGGCCAATCTGTTCGAACACGCAACCCTGCCGGAACAGCGCGACATCATCGCCCACGCCGTCGATCTCCTCGCCGACCACATCGTCATGGGCCACGCCAAAGACCGCACCGTGGATGGCGCCTTCACCACAGCCGGCACCGGCGTCCTCGACTATCGCCACTATATCGCCCGCCTGCGCGCCATCGGTTTCACCGGTGATCTGATCACCCACGGCCTCGAAGCCCGTGAGGCTCCCGCCGTCGCCACCTTCCTGCGACAAGCCCTGTCATGA
- a CDS encoding alpha/beta fold hydrolase, translating into MKRQVLVRDGVSLSWYDSGGSATPILFQHGLCGDINQTREAIPASLRLITLECRAHGASEAGPLENLSIATFAADIAALITELDLGPVILGGISMGAAIATRLAVHRPDLVRALALIRPAWITASAPLNMQPNADVGALLAQMPADAARATFHASPTYDHLAKTAPDNLASLLSFFERQPVATTAALLQAIAADGPGITEPDLAALTVPTLVIGTSHDAIHPWPIATRLAALIPGAKLLEVTPKSVDKPGYLADLHTAFAAFSEEI; encoded by the coding sequence ATGAAGCGCCAGGTCCTGGTCCGCGACGGCGTCTCCCTGTCCTGGTACGACAGCGGCGGCTCCGCCACGCCCATCCTCTTCCAACACGGCCTCTGCGGCGACATCAACCAGACAAGGGAAGCCATCCCCGCCAGCCTGCGCCTGATAACCCTCGAATGCCGCGCCCACGGCGCCTCCGAAGCCGGTCCGCTGGAAAACCTCTCCATCGCCACCTTCGCCGCTGACATCGCCGCCCTCATCACCGAGCTCGATCTCGGCCCCGTCATCCTCGGCGGCATCTCCATGGGCGCCGCCATCGCCACGCGCCTTGCCGTCCACCGCCCCGATCTGGTGCGCGCCCTCGCCCTGATCCGCCCCGCCTGGATCACCGCCAGTGCCCCGCTCAATATGCAGCCCAATGCAGATGTCGGTGCGCTCCTCGCCCAAATGCCCGCAGACGCCGCCCGCGCCACCTTCCACGCCAGCCCCACTTACGACCATCTCGCTAAAACCGCGCCTGACAATCTCGCTTCCTTGCTGAGCTTCTTCGAGCGCCAACCCGTCGCCACCACCGCCGCCCTGCTGCAAGCCATCGCCGCCGACGGCCCCGGCATCACCGAACCCGATCTGGCCGCGCTGACCGTGCCCACTCTCGTCATCGGCACCAGCCACGACGCCATCCACCCCTGGCCCATAGCCACCCGCCTCGCCGCCCTCATTCCCGGCGCCAAACTGCTCGAAGTCACGCCCAAATCCGTCGACAAACCCGGCTATCTCGCCGACCTTCACACCGCGTTCGCCGCCTTCTCCGAGGAAATCTGA
- a CDS encoding ribulose-phosphate 3-epimerase: MPSSTWLADLPRHRLLAEYSMWSADLIRLADDLARIEPHADLLHIDVADGHFAPALLFFPDLVARMRSATTRPIHVHLMVADAVLLEQITQFADAGADLISIHVENAAVADAALALLAGRNVASGMVARIETPVANLAPYLDRLNFFTLLGTAIGVKGQGLDPTAGPRLQEAKALITQSNRNIVLAADGGIRDTTVPLLRAAGAETVVMGSLAFGAPDLAARMAWLHAL; this comes from the coding sequence ATGCCCAGCTCCACCTGGCTTGCCGATCTGCCACGCCATCGGCTGCTCGCCGAATATTCCATGTGGTCGGCCGATCTGATCCGCCTCGCCGATGATTTGGCCCGCATCGAGCCCCATGCTGATCTGCTCCATATTGACGTAGCCGATGGCCATTTCGCCCCCGCGCTCCTGTTCTTCCCCGACCTCGTCGCCCGCATGCGCAGCGCCACAACCCGGCCCATCCACGTCCACCTCATGGTGGCCGACGCGGTCCTGCTCGAGCAGATCACCCAATTCGCCGATGCCGGCGCCGACCTGATCAGCATCCACGTCGAAAACGCCGCCGTTGCCGACGCGGCCCTCGCCCTCCTCGCCGGCCGCAACGTGGCCAGTGGCATGGTCGCTCGCATCGAAACCCCCGTCGCCAACCTGGCGCCCTATCTCGACCGCCTTAATTTCTTCACCCTGCTCGGCACCGCCATCGGCGTAAAAGGGCAGGGGCTCGACCCCACAGCCGGCCCCCGCCTGCAGGAGGCTAAAGCCCTGATCACCCAATCGAACCGCAATATCGTCCTCGCCGCCGATGGCGGCATTCGCGACACCACCGTCCCCCTGTTGCGCGCTGCTGGCGCTGAAACCGTCGTCATGGGCTCGCTGGCCTTCGGCGCCCCAGACCTTGCCGCCCGCATGGCCTGGCTGCACGCGCTCTAG
- a CDS encoding ROK family protein, whose protein sequence is MNSARAIGIDIGGTSLRAALVDSSGHILAREETATLAQAGPQAVVQQIADLVAKIAPDRTGITGAGISSPGPIDTERGLALGVPTLAGWSDIPIASMIQTALSLPVRLENDAIAAAIGEWKFGAGQGLAHLVYITISTGIGGGIILDGKVLHGRMGMAGHIGHMTVHRDGAPCACGNRGCWEAYASGTAFARRIAPHFPNPKSAFTAATSGNSLALQLVTEEADWLGIGLANLLHLFSPQTVILGGGIANGFPLLLPGIRRRVQANAMPAFRDVPIVPAGLGENAGLVGAAAMVM, encoded by the coding sequence ATGAACAGCGCCCGCGCCATCGGCATCGATATCGGCGGCACCAGCCTGCGCGCGGCCCTGGTCGACAGCTCCGGCCATATCCTCGCCCGCGAGGAAACCGCCACCCTCGCGCAAGCCGGCCCCCAGGCCGTCGTCCAACAGATCGCCGACCTCGTCGCCAAAATCGCCCCCGACCGCACCGGTATTACCGGCGCCGGCATCTCCTCACCCGGCCCCATCGACACCGAACGCGGCCTCGCCTTGGGCGTGCCAACCCTGGCCGGCTGGTCCGATATCCCCATCGCCAGCATGATCCAGACCGCGCTGAGCCTGCCCGTCCGCCTCGAAAACGACGCCATCGCCGCCGCCATCGGCGAATGGAAATTCGGCGCCGGGCAGGGCCTCGCCCACCTGGTCTATATTACCATCAGCACCGGCATTGGTGGCGGCATCATCCTCGATGGCAAAGTCCTGCACGGGAGAATGGGCATGGCCGGCCATATCGGCCACATGACCGTACACCGCGACGGCGCCCCCTGCGCCTGCGGCAATCGCGGCTGCTGGGAAGCCTACGCCTCCGGCACCGCCTTCGCCCGCCGCATCGCCCCCCATTTCCCCAATCCAAAATCCGCCTTCACCGCCGCCACGTCCGGCAATTCCCTCGCCCTCCAACTCGTCACTGAGGAGGCCGATTGGCTCGGCATCGGCCTAGCCAACCTGCTCCACCTCTTCAGCCCCCAAACCGTGATCCTGGGCGGCGGCATCGCCAATGGCTTTCCGCTGCTGCTCCCGGGTATTCGGCGACGCGTCCAGGCCAATGCCATGCCGGCGTTTCGTGATGTCCCGATTGTCCCGGCGGGCCTGGGTGAGAATGCAGGTCTGGTCGGCGCCGCGGCCATGGTGATGTGA